The Dehalococcoidia bacterium genomic interval GTGCCGCCTGCCGCGGCCATGGGCACGAAGGCAAAGGCATAGATCGAGTCCCACGCGGCGAGCGCAACGCAGGCCGCGATCGGCAGGACGGGGGTCATCGCCAGCGCTGTCCAGGCGCCGAGCCGGCGCTCGACGCGGAAGGCGGCGAACGAGGCAGCGACGGACACGAGCCGCACCGGTGTCATCAGCAAGCCCAGGCTCGCGGTCGAGGCGCCGTGGCCCTTGAGGTAAGGCTGCATGAAGTACTGCGTGACCATCGACGACATGCTGCCGAGGACGGCGAAGAGCATCACCAGCCGCAGCACGCGCCGGCCGCGGACCTCGCGCACCCCCGCGACGACGGTCTGGAGGTAGGGGAGCCGCGCCTCGTGGAGCGGCGGCTCGTGAAACGTAAGCGCGACCAGCACGGAGGCCGCGGTGATGCCAGCGCTGATCAGGATCGGCGTGGCCAGCGTCGTCTCGGCCGCAAGCGGCGCCCCGGCGAGCCCGGCGATGACGTTCGCCGCGACGGTTGTCGCGTTCACGCGGCCGAAGATGCGGCTGTAGTCGCCCTCGCGGCCCAAGAGTTTGAGGCTGTCGAACAGGAACGCCTGGTCGGCGCCGGACTGAAGGCCCATGCCTACGCCCCAGAAGACATAGGAGATGAGGATCAGGGCGTAGTTGTCGGCGATGCCAAAGACGAACACGGCGACCGTGAGGGTGACGCCGCCGAGGAGGAGAGAGATCTTGCGGCCGTAGCGGTCTGCAAGCGCGCCGGTAGGCACCTCGGCGAGCATCTGGGTGAGGAAGAACGGCATGTCCAGGAAGGTAATCTCGGTCAGCGAGAGTCCGCGCTGTTCCTGCAGGTAGACGATCCAGATGGGGATCCAGAGCTGCAGGGAGGTCAGGGCGGTGTAGAGGTAGAAACGCGGGACGTTCCGCTCGAGCGAGTGCCGCTCGGCGTCCGTCAGGGCAGCTTCGGTCAAGGCGTCCTGGACGCTAGTCGCCCACGAGGTCGCGGGCCTCGAAGAGGTCGGCGGCCGTCTCCGCGGGCACGTCGAAGAGGAATACACCCGGCGCGTACTGGTTCGTGCTCGAGGCCAGCAGGGTGAGCACGCTGGCCCAGACCACGAAGCCGGCGAAGCTCGACACGAGGACGCGGGC includes:
- a CDS encoding MFS transporter, coding for MTEAALTDAERHSLERNVPRFYLYTALTSLQLWIPIWIVYLQEQRGLSLTEITFLDMPFFLTQMLAEVPTGALADRYGRKISLLLGGVTLTVAVFVFGIADNYALILISYVFWGVGMGLQSGADQAFLFDSLKLLGREGDYSRIFGRVNATTVAANVIAGLAGAPLAAETTLATPILISAGITAASVLVALTFHEPPLHEARLPYLQTVVAGVREVRGRRVLRLVMLFAVLGSMSSMVTQYFMQPYLKGHGASTASLGLLMTPVRLVSVAASFAAFRVERRLGAWTALAMTPVLPIAACVALAAWDSIYAFAFVPMAAAGGTLRMLLVSHYVNARIASQQRATIISLFALATALASSFLAPLYGYVADERSLRALYGGVAVFSACSLPVVIYFWRRAERAEIEPGPTAAA